Within the Desulfovibrio sp. X2 genome, the region AAACGCTTGCGGCGCCCGGGAAGGCACTTTACATAGGGTGGCGTTTGGGGATACCCCTGCCGCCGCGGCGTCCGGGCCCCCCGAATGCCGTTTCATCCGGACATCGCAGGAGGAGCGAATGATTCCCGACGATCTTCTTTATGCCAGGACGCACGAGTGGGCCCGAGTCGAGGACGGCGAGGCCACTGTCGGCATCAGCCATTTCGCCCAGGAGCAGCTCGGCGACCTGACCTACGTCGAGCTTCCCGAGGTCGGCCAGCAGGTCGCCCACGGCGAGGAAATGGGCAGCGTCGAGTCGGTCAAGGCCGCG harbors:
- the gcvH gene encoding glycine cleavage system protein GcvH; amino-acid sequence: MIPDDLLYARTHEWARVEDGEATVGISHFAQEQLGDLTYVELPEVGQQVAHGEEMGSVESVKAASELYAPVTGEVIAVNEELADNPGLVNEDPYGEGWMIRVRLSQDPEELLEAPEYERLLEEEAH